Below is a window of Edaphobacter bradus DNA.
CGAATCTGCCGGCGATCAGCGAACTGCTGAAGCCGGGGCAAGAGGTCCTGGTACAGATCGCGAAGGAGCCGATTGCCAAGAAGGGCGCGCGCATCACCTCGCACATTGCTTTGCCTGGGCGATTCCTGGTGTTTATGCCGACGGTGAATCATACGGGCGTCTCACGCAAGATCGAGTCGGATGGTGAGCGGCGGCGGCTGAAGGAGATTCTGCTCTCGGAGAAGGGAGATGCGGCGGGCGGCTTTATCGTTCGCACGGCGGCCTCGGGAGCGAGCGAAGAGGAGCTGCGGAGCGACCTGCGCTTCCTGCTGAATCTGTGGAGCGACATCAAGCAGCGGTCGGACAGCTCGAAGGCCCCGGCGCTGATCTATCACGACCTGAACCTTGTCGAGCGCGTGCTGCGCGACCAGGTGACGGACAACTTCTCGGCGATCTGGGTTGATTCGGAGGAGAATTACGAGCGCATTCTGCGCTTCCTGCAGCGCTTCCAGCCGAGCCTGATTCGTCGCGTGAAACTCTACACCAAGGAGATGCCGCTGTTTGAGCAGTTCGGTATCACCGAGGAGATCAACAAGGCGCTGCGCTCGAAGGTGTGGCTGAAATCCGGCGGGTCGATTGTGATCAACCAGACCGAGGCGCTGGTCGCGATCGACATCAACACGGGCAAGTATGTCGGCAAGACGGCGCGGCTCGAAGATACGATCGTGAAGACAAACCTCGATGCGATTCCTGAGATTGTGCGGCAGATCCGCCTGCGCGATCTGGGCGGCATCATCATCATCGACTTCATCGATATGGATGAGCGCAAGAACCGCAACCGCGTGATGGCCGCACTCGAAGAGGAGCTGAAGCACGACCGGGCTCCCTCGAAGGTACTTCAGTTCAACGATTTTGGACTGGTCGCCATCACGCGCAAGAGGGTGAAGCAGTCGCTGGAGCGGACGCTGTCGACGACGTGCAACGTCTGCACCGGCACCGGCATGGTGAAGTCGCCGGTCACGGTATGCAACGACATCTACATCGAGATGCGGAAGATGACCAAGCATCTTGACCGCGGCGATGTGATGCTGCGCGTGCATCCGGATGTGGTGAAGCAGCTGAAGTCATCGACGAAGTGGCTGCAGGAGATGGAGGAGATGGTCGGCAAAACGATTCTGGTCAAGTCAGACCCGAGCCTTCACCCCGAGCAGTTCGACATTCACTAATCCTCGTGTCTCTTGCGAAGAGACCAAACTGCAGCGGGCATCATGTGTGATGCCCGCTGTAGTTTTTAAGGACGTTCTGGGCGGTGTTTCGTCATCTCGGGCTGTTGGGGGAGGGTGCCTTCGGAGTGGCCTGTCATCCGAAACAAGTATTCACAGCTCCTACACAACAAGCAGGGAGTAGTAGGGTTAGAGAGAGACAGCAAGACGCATCGTCAAGGGGAGTTACGAAGTATGCACAAGACGGTCAAATTGAACCGCGCGTTTTTCACGATTACCCGCATAGCGGCCATCTGTCTGTTTGGATCCGGAGTTACGCTGGGCCTTCAGGCGCAGCAGCCGCAGGCCGCGGACTCGCAAGACAAGGTTCTTGATCTCAGGGCTTCTCTGACAGCGCCGCTCGATCTTCCCGCGCCGAGCGACCTGAATTACAGCAGCAGCGTGGGCGCAGCGGAGACCGAGGCCGCTGAGCGCTTCAATCTGAGCGGGCGCGAGGACCAGCCGCCACCGCGCCGCAGCTATGGCCGCCGCCCGAACTACAACGACAGCTGGCACAATTCCGATGGTTCCAACAAGTACACAGTCGTTGTTGGAGGCGGCTTTACACTGCCCACCGGCGGAACCCACAACTACGCGACGACAAGCTGGAAGTTCCAGGTGGGGGGCGGTCGTAACTTCAATAAGAGATTCGGCGTCCTGCTCCAGTTCGACTACGACCGCTTCGGCATGCAGACCAGTACCCTCAACCAACAGCTCGCCCTCTACAACAGCCTCGGTGCCGGTCTTACCCAGCTCGACGGCTACGTCAAGGACTGGTCATTTACGCTCAATCCCGTATACAACGTCTATCAGTCGGATGCCGTGGGAGCTTATGTTGTAGTAGGCCTCGGCTTCTACCACAAGTACACCAGCTTTACGACTCCCGTGACTGCCACGTGCTTCGATCCGTTCTTCGGTTATTACCTATGCTCGGCCAATGCACGTGTTGATTGGTACACCAGCAATGCTTTCGGGGTGAATGGTGGAATTGGTTTCACCTATAGACTGTCACGATTTGCTAGCGAGCGCTTCTATGCGGAAGCCCGCTACGTCTGGACTAACAATCAACGCCGCCCCTACGATGTCAGCGGGACCACTTCCTATTTCAACGCCTTCCCGCAGGCCGGCGCACCAACGACGTACATTCCTGTCACCTTCGGCATTCGCTTCTAATCTTTCTTTTACCTAAAATGCGAAAGGCCCGGCGATTTGCCGGGCCTTTCGCGTTACGAGCACAACCTATCGCAGCCGTTTTCCTCTCAATGCCGCATTGCCGCCTCAACATCGGCGGCCTCATGGGGTAGTTCCGCGATGAGATCGACGAGCTTGCCGTCGGCATCAACATAGAAGACGTCCTCGATGCGAATGCCGATGCCTTCCTCCGGAAGATAGATTCCGGGCTCAATGGTGAAGACCATTCCCTTGTCGAGTGGCTTGGTGTAGTCCCAGGGGTCGTGGACGTCGATGCCCACGAGGTGGCCGAGGCCGTGGACCATGTACTGGCCGAGCGGTTGCCCGTGGAGGTCCTTGCCGTGCGAGTTAATGTACGCGTAGGCGGCCTGGTCGAGCGAGTCGGACTCCTTGTGCTGCGGATCGTTGATCTTTGACTTACCCGCGACAAAGGCCGCTGCGGCCGCACGCTGTGCGCCGAGGACGACGTCGTAGAGCTCGCGCTGGCGAGGCGTGAAGTGTCCGTTGACCGGCATCGTGCGGGTGATGTCGCTGGCGTACATGCTGTACTCGCCCGCTGCGTCGATCAGCACGACGTCGCCGGACTTCATGGTCGCGGAGTTGTCACCGTAGTGGAGCGTGGCGGAGTTTTTGCCCGAGCCTACGATGGGCGCGTAACTTACGCGTTCGCAACCTTCTTCCATCAGCTTTTCGATGATGACGCCGGCGACCTTGCGCTCGGTGACACCTGGGTGGATGGCCTTCATCTCGGCGAACTGCGCTGCGATGGAGGCATTTGAAGCCTTGCGGAGCAGATCGATCTCAGCGGGAGACTTAATGGCGCGCAGCGGAGTCGTCAGATCGGCGACATCGTGGGTGTCGGGTGTCGCTCCCATGCCGAGCGTCGCTGCGGTGAACTCGGCGAGGGCGTGGGCATGCGGAGAGTCTCTCTGCGTGAAGATGTGGCGCATGCGCTGACGATCGCCTGCCACAAGCTTGTTCAACACCTCGGGCAGAGCAGTCATTGGCAATACTTCGTCGAAGCCCGTGGAGGCGGCCACGCCTGGCGTGTTCGCGTCCATCTTGGTGCCGGTGTACTTCTCGGTGCGCGGGTTACGCGTGGGGAGGAAGAGAATCTCGCGGTAGGCCTGCGCGGCGCGGCCGCCGAGCGCGGTGCCCGGCGTTTCGGCGACGGCCTCGGCTGCGGGAATGATGACCATCGCAGCGCCGGGCTCGTTCCATCCGCTGAGGTAGTAGAAGTCCTCGTCCTGGCGGTAGGGCATGAAGTCCAGGACTGGCTCCTCAGCCGCGAAGAGCACGGCGACGCCGCTACTCTTCATCTCGGTGGCGAGCGCGACGCGGCGCTGGTGGTACTCGGACTTGGGGACCGAGTCGAGGGCGTGGGCGGCCATGCTCGTAAAACAGCAGGCCAGCATCAAAATTCGTAGCGATCGCACGGGCATTCCTTTCAGATTCCTATTGGATAAGGCTTTTCGTGCATCTCCTGTCCGGCGGTTCCGAAGCGTTCGAAGCGTCCCTGCAGCAGGCTGAGCAGTCCGGTGTACCAGTAGCCGAGGACGAAGAGAACGAGGAACGGCACGGTGAAGAAGTTCTCCGTCGAGATTGCATACCAGACGGTGAGGGCGAAGTAGCAGCCGATGGCCAGCTCGATCCACGGAATGATGCCGAGGCGCTTTCTGTACTTCTTCGCCTGGCTTTTCTCGCCCTTCTGCTTGACGCGATACTTTGGCGTGCGCGCGAAGGCAGACTGGACGCCGAAGAGGGCTTCCATCACGGCCTTAGCGTTCGTGATGGTGAGGCCTACGCCGAGGGCCATGAGGACGGGGATGTAGAGGAGGGTCTTGCCCCAGCTCCTGGGGAAGAGTTCCTTCTGGCTGACGAGGTAGAACGAGGAGATCGACATCGTGCTCGCCATGAAGAGGGGCAGGTCAATCAGGAGCATCTGCAGGAGGCCCTGCCAACTGCGGATGACCATGGCCGGCATGAGCAGAACGCTGAGGATGATCATCAGCGGATAGCTGATATTCGCCGTGAGGTGGTACCAGGCCTCGAGCTTGGTATGCCACGGCGTGTCGCTCTTGAGGACGCGCGGCAGGATCTTCTTGCCGGTCTGAATGAGGCCCTTGGCCCAGCGCGCCTGCTGGGTCTTGAAGGCCGTCATCTCAATGGGCAGTTCAGCCGGGCACTCGACGTCCTGCAGGTATTTGAACTTCCAGCCGACCATCTGGGCGCGGTA
It encodes the following:
- a CDS encoding outer membrane beta-barrel protein produces the protein MHKTVKLNRAFFTITRIAAICLFGSGVTLGLQAQQPQAADSQDKVLDLRASLTAPLDLPAPSDLNYSSSVGAAETEAAERFNLSGREDQPPPRRSYGRRPNYNDSWHNSDGSNKYTVVVGGGFTLPTGGTHNYATTSWKFQVGGGRNFNKRFGVLLQFDYDRFGMQTSTLNQQLALYNSLGAGLTQLDGYVKDWSFTLNPVYNVYQSDAVGAYVVVGLGFYHKYTSFTTPVTATCFDPFFGYYLCSANARVDWYTSNAFGVNGGIGFTYRLSRFASERFYAEARYVWTNNQRRPYDVSGTTSYFNAFPQAGAPTTYIPVTFGIRF
- a CDS encoding aminopeptidase P N-terminal domain-containing protein; this encodes MRSLRILMLACCFTSMAAHALDSVPKSEYHQRRVALATEMKSSGVAVLFAAEEPVLDFMPYRQDEDFYYLSGWNEPGAAMVIIPAAEAVAETPGTALGGRAAQAYREILFLPTRNPRTEKYTGTKMDANTPGVAASTGFDEVLPMTALPEVLNKLVAGDRQRMRHIFTQRDSPHAHALAEFTAATLGMGATPDTHDVADLTTPLRAIKSPAEIDLLRKASNASIAAQFAEMKAIHPGVTERKVAGVIIEKLMEEGCERVSYAPIVGSGKNSATLHYGDNSATMKSGDVVLIDAAGEYSMYASDITRTMPVNGHFTPRQRELYDVVLGAQRAAAAAFVAGKSKINDPQHKESDSLDQAAYAYINSHGKDLHGQPLGQYMVHGLGHLVGIDVHDPWDYTKPLDKGMVFTIEPGIYLPEEGIGIRIEDVFYVDADGKLVDLIAELPHEAADVEAAMRH